The window GCGACATCAGCGTCACCGAGGTCTGCCTCGCGGTCGGCTGCGCGTCGCTGGGCACGTTCACCACCCGCTTCACCGAGCTGGTCGGTATGCCTCCGGGGGCCTTCCGGCGCCAGGCCGCGGAAGCGGCGTCCGGCCCTGCCGGTGCCGATAACGCGGTCACGGTCGGTGACGCGGGACCGGCGATCACGGTGGAGGGGATGCCCGCGTGCGTGGCCAGGCAAGTGGCGGGGCCGGTCAGGATTCGAGAAGCTCCGGCCACCGCCCGGCGCCTAGCATGACGGACATGGCAACCACCGCTTCCACCGCAGTCCACACGGTTCTCGCGTCCGTCACCCTCGAGGTGGCCGACCTCGAGGCCGCCCGCCGCTTCTACGACGCCTTCGGCGTGAACACGTACATTCGCCTGCGGGCGTCCGAGGCGCACTCGACCGGGTTCCGCGGCTTCACCCTGGCACTCACGGTGTCCGGGCCGGCGACCGTCGACGGCTTCGTCGCCGCCGCCGTGGACGCCGGCGCCACGGTGCTGAAGCCCGCCACGAAGTCGCTGTGGGGTTACGGCGGCGTGGTCCAGGCCCCGGACGGGACGATCTGGAAGAATCGCGGACGTCGGCGAAGAAGGACACCGGCCCCGCCACCCGTGAGATCGACGAGTTCGTCCTGCTGCTCGGTGTCGAGGACGTGAAGGCGACCAAGCAGTTCTACGTCGACCGGGGCCTGGCCGTGGCCAAGAGCTTCGGCGGCAAGTACGCCGAGTTCGCCTCCGGTCCGTCCAGCCCTGTCAAGCTGGCGCTGTACAAGCACCCGCGCGCTGGCCAAGGACCTCGGTGTTCCCGCCGACGGCACCGGCTCGCACCGTATCGTCCTCGGCGGCACCGTCGACGCCTTCACCGACCCGGACGGCTTCGCCTGGGAGACCGTCGCGCCGCCTTCCCCCGCACAGTCCTGACGTCCGGTCCGGCACTCCCGAACCGCCCTGTCTCACTCTTTTGCACGAGAGGAAACCTGCTATGCCGTCGACGAAGTCACCCGCCAAGAATTCCGGCACGTCCGCCGAGAAGTACGACGGATTCACCGCCGAAGAGCGGGCCGCGATGAAGGATCACGCACGCGACCAGAAGAAGACGGCGGCGCGGCGTGGTTCGTCCCGGGCGGAGAAGGAGGCCGCGGCGGAGCAGGACGTCCTCGCGAAGATCGCCGAGATGCCGGAATCGGACCGGGTCCTCGCCGAGCGGATCCACGAGATCGTCAGGGCCGCCGCTCCCGGCCTCGCACCCAAGCTCTGGTACGGGATGCCCGCGTACGCCAGGGACGGCAAGGTCGTCTGCCACTTCCAGAGCGCGGAGAAGTTCAAGTCGCGCTACGCCACGCTCGGCTTCAGCGACCAGGCGGCCCTCGACGAGGGCGCGATGTGGCCGACCGCCTATGCACTGAAGGAGCTGACCGCGGCCGACGAAAAGGTCATCAGCGCCCTCGTGAAGAAAGCAGGGGCCTGAGGCCGGCCGGGACACCCCGGCCGGAAGTCCCGGGCCGGGCCGTCTGTCCGCGCGGGGCTGTTCGTCCAGCTCCGGCCGCTTGTCCGTGCCGGGCCGGATGTTCCGAACACCGCTACTCCGTTCGGGTGTTGTCGCGTGTCGTGCTCTACGTCGGGCAGGGCCCGACTCCACGTTGCCGCGGTGATCGCCGAGGATGTTCCACGGGGACGGAGGGTGACCTTCCCCGGTCCCGGAGGCCGCCGGCCGTGTCGGCGGGGGAGCGGGTTCCTCACCCCCTGTGCCCGATGGCGGTGCGCAGCCGTGACACGCGCGCAGGTGCGTGTACGGGATCGGGCCGTGGCTGAGCTTCCTGGCCGTGGGGGGCCGGGGCCGGCCGCGGGCGGTGCCCGCCGACGCGGACGTGTTCGGGTGTGCGAGTTCTGGCGGACAGCGGACAGCGGACAGCGGACAGCGGATGGCGGTTGGCGGGGGGCGGTTGGCGGGGGCGGTTCCGGCCGGTCCGCGGCGGGCGGCGCCCGGGGCGCTTCAGGGGGATCCGGTGATGCAGGACAGGCTTCTGCGGCGGGGACGGCACGCCGCCACGCAGTGGTCGGTCCGGTGGAGGTGCGGGAGGTCCGTGTGCCGGCCCGGTGCGGCCGGTGAGGGGCGTTGGGGCCGCCCCGGCGGTAGCGCACGCCGCTCCACGGGTTGCCCTCACCTGAGCTGCCGGGCCTGCGGCCCGACCGGTCCCGGCGCCGGCCGTGCCACCCGCACCGTCGTGTTTCACCGGCTCGCATCCGGCCGTATCCGGCTCTCGGCCACGGCACCGGCAGGCGCCCGTACGTGCACGTGTCCCGCAGGACGTGGGCGCGGACCCGTCCGGGAGAAAGCACCCCCGGCCGCTTTTCCTCATTCTTTTCCGCCCATGCATTTCCGGGGGAAAAGCACAAGTGAACATCTCACGAGTGTTCTTCGAGTTGTGCGCGACGTCGCCGCGCGATCCTTCTGTCTGGATCGAGACGTAGTGAGGTGCGTATGGACAACGCAGCAGAAAGGGCGATCGAGTGCATTCGGGAGCGTTACGGCGAGCCGCTGACTCTCACGGAGATCGCCGAAAGTGCTCTGCTCAGCCGCTTCTATTTCGCGCGGCTGTTCAAGGAGGAGACCGGGATCACTCCCGGGAGATTCCTGGCAGCGATCCGCATTCACGAGGCCAAGCGGCTCATCAAGCACACCTCGATGAGCATCATCGATATCTCCTACGCGGTCGGCTACAACAGCCTGGGGTCGTTCACCAACTCCTTCACGTCCGGTGTCGGGGTCTCCCCGAGCCGTTACCGGCGGCTGTCGCGGGACGGCGGGGACGGGCTGCCGGGACCCGAGCCCGATCTCCGTGCCGGGTACGGCACGATCGCGGGCACCATCAGTCTCCCGGCCGGCCACGGCAACGCGCGCGTGTTCCTCGGGGCCTTCGGCACCCCCGTGGTCCAGCACCCGTCCGTCGCCTCGGCCGTCGTCGACGTACCGGCCGGCCGGCCGTCCTGCTACGTGCTCCAGAACGTTCCCGAGGGGGAGTGGCACCTGCTCGCGGTGGCGGCCGCCGACGGCATCGGGCCCGAGGCCCGCACCCGGCGGACCGCCCTCGTCGCGGGGCGCGGCCCGGCGACCGTGCCCGTCACCGCCGGCGTGATCGTGAGCGCCGCAGTACGGCTGCGGCCCGTACGGGCCACCGATCCGCCGGTCCTGCTGGCGTTGCCCGAACTCGTCCCGCCGGCCGAGGTCGTCTCCCACCCCGGCTGCGTCTCCCTCGGCCCGCAGGCCGAGCCGGTGGCCGGGGGGCGCCGGGACGCGGGCCACCTCAAGGTGGCGTCCGCGGCGCCGGAGCCGGCCCCCGTGGCGTAGACCGCCCCGGGCCCTGCCCGCCGGGCGGCCCTGGCCGGGCAGGTCACGGAGCCACGTCCTGCTTGGCCTTGAGCTGCTCGGCGAGCAGGTGCCACTCGCGGCCGATGCGCTCGGCGATCGGGGCGATGACACCGGCCCAGTGCGCCGGGACGGCGTCGACCAGGTCGCTCCGCTCCTCGTTCGGGTCGGTGACGTGCGCCTGCATCCAGCGCAGGAATTCCCGGCCGCCCGCCGTGTACCGGATGGCCGGGTCTCTGGCCATCTTCGCCGCGACCGCCGCCCACGCGGGCGGCGTCTCGCTGTGGTTCCTGCGCTGCGGTGCGGTGTCGGCGCCGGCCGCCACCCGCAGCGGGCCCTGGGAGGCGCCGCCCGCCGCCGGAGCCGTACGCGCCGGCTCCTCGGGGCGG is drawn from Streptomyces brevispora and contains these coding sequences:
- a CDS encoding helix-turn-helix transcriptional regulator codes for the protein MCKPEWRRARVQAQRLDDLARLRRVRDRIDREYAQPLNVEALARDAHMSAGHLGRQFRAAYGEAPYGYLMTRRIERATALLRRGDISVTEVCLAVGCASLGTFTTRFTELVGMPPGAFRRQAAEAASGPAGADNAVTVGDAGPAITVEGMPACVARQVAGPVRIREAPATARRLA
- a CDS encoding iron chaperone; the encoded protein is MPSTKSPAKNSGTSAEKYDGFTAEERAAMKDHARDQKKTAARRGSSRAEKEAAAEQDVLAKIAEMPESDRVLAERIHEIVRAAAPGLAPKLWYGMPAYARDGKVVCHFQSAEKFKSRYATLGFSDQAALDEGAMWPTAYALKELTAADEKVISALVKKAGA
- a CDS encoding helix-turn-helix domain-containing protein, producing the protein MDNAAERAIECIRERYGEPLTLTEIAESALLSRFYFARLFKEETGITPGRFLAAIRIHEAKRLIKHTSMSIIDISYAVGYNSLGSFTNSFTSGVGVSPSRYRRLSRDGGDGLPGPEPDLRAGYGTIAGTISLPAGHGNARVFLGAFGTPVVQHPSVASAVVDVPAGRPSCYVLQNVPEGEWHLLAVAAADGIGPEARTRRTALVAGRGPATVPVTAGVIVSAAVRLRPVRATDPPVLLALPELVPPAEVVSHPGCVSLGPQAEPVAGGRRDAGHLKVASAAPEPAPVA